One region of Citrus sinensis cultivar Valencia sweet orange chromosome 6, DVS_A1.0, whole genome shotgun sequence genomic DNA includes:
- the LOC102627174 gene encoding uncharacterized protein LOC102627174, whose protein sequence is MGEEREDSQKIKRIAAAAYDYDNDPRWADYWSNILIPPHMAARSDVVDHYKRKFYQRYIDPDLVVESMSQPTQASASSTSSATANDRPRQRNSANPGSTTSRSSGTSTNAGSNTTSVRWDRQTIQFSVNAWVFVVAMLAIFPLIPRNLSNRAYRLSFMGTACSSIYSLYSLYGKPRAWNMQALQVYFQSIIATKDFIYFIYCLSFVTSHLCLKFALIPILCRSVEHVAKFLRRNFSRSILYRKYLEDACVWVESNSTTLSILTSHAEIGLGFLLIISLLSWQRNIIQTFMYWQLLKLMYHAPVSAGYHQSVWAKIGRTVNPLVYRYAPFLNTPISAIQRWWLR, encoded by the exons ATGGGTGAAGAGAGAGAGGATTCGcagaaaatcaaaagaataGCAGCCGCTGCATACGATTACGACAACGACCCGCGATGGGCGGATTACTGGTCAAACATCTTGATTCCGCCGCACATGGCCGCCCGCTCCGACGTTGTCGATCACTACAAGCGCAAGTTCTACCAACGTTACATC GATCCTGATCTTGTGGTGGAGTCTATGTCTCAACCAACACAAGCCTCGGCATCTTCAACCTCATCAGCAACTGCAAATGACCGACCTCGACAGCGTAACTCTGCTAACCCAG GGTCAACTACTAGTAGGTCCTCTGGGACATCAACCAATGCAGGTTCCAATACAACTTCTGTGCGCTGGGACCGGCAAACAATACAATTTTCTGTCAATGCTTGG GTTTTTGTTGTGGCTATGCTTGCAATATTTCCACTCATACCAAGGAATCTCTCAAATAGGGCATATAGACTGTCATTTATGGGCACGGCGTGTTCCTCTATATATTCTTTGTACTCACTTTATGGG AAACCCAGAGCATGGAATATGCAGGCTTTGCAAGTCTACTTTCAGTCAATAATAGCAaccaaagattttatttacttcATCTACTGCCTCTCCTTTGTTACTTCACATCTTTGCCTAAAAT TTGCTTTGATTCCCATTTTATGCCGCTCTGTGGAACATGTTGCGAAGTTCTTAAGGCGTAATTTTAGTCGTTCCATCTTGTACAG GAAATACTTGGAAGATGCATGCGTATGGGTGGAGTCTAACTCAACTACTCTTAGCATACTTACTTCACATGCTGAGATTGGACTTGGCTTCCTTCTAATTATCTCTCTGTTGTC GTGGCAGCGTAACATAATACAAACATTCATGTACTGGCAG CTCTTGAAACTCATGTATCATGCGCCTGTGAGTGCTGGTTACCATCAAAGCGTGTGGGCAAAGATAGGGAGGACTGTCAATCCACTTGTTTATCGTTATGCACCGTTCTTGAACACTCCAATTTCTGCTATTCAGCGCTGGTGGTTAAGATAG